TTTTCTCAGGCCGAAGTCGCGAGGAAGCTCGGCAGAAATCGCAGCACGATAAGCCGGGAAGTACGCCGTAACCGCCAAGGCACCCGGTACCAGGCAACCAAGGCCCAGCGTATGAGCGACAAGAGGCGACGA
This genomic interval from Thiohalomonas denitrificans contains the following:
- a CDS encoding helix-turn-helix domain-containing protein — protein: MELGFSQAEVARKLGRNRSTISREVRRNRQGTRYQATKAQRMSDKRRR